GCGCCCGCCGAGAGCCGGATGTCGACCCGGTCAGCGCTGCGTGCCGCCGCCTCGGAGCGCCCCGCGACGACGACCCGGACGACGACGGAGACCCTGGCCGATCGCTACGGCGGTCGCCGCTGACAGGACACCGGCGACGGCGCCGATCACTCGGGACAGCTCCACCCCGCGCGTGACGTCGCCCGCGTCCGGCGTCCGGCCGTCGCCGAGCATGGGGCGCTCCTCGGTGCCGTGGTGATAGACGGTGCGGCCGCCCAGCCGTACCTCGAGCGCTCCGGCGAAGGCCGCCTCCACCTGGCCCGCGTTGGGGCTGGGATGAGCGGTGGCGTCCCGACGCCAGGTACGCCACGCGCCCTGGGCGGAGCCCCCGACGACGGGTGCGCAGAGGCTGGTCAGCATCGCGGTGGCGCGGGAGGGCAGCAGGTTCGCCACGTCGTCGAGCCGCGCCGAGGCCCAGCCGAACCGGCGGTAGCGCGGCGAGCGGTGTCCGACCATGGCATCGAGGGTGTTGATCGCGCGATAGCCCAGCAGTCCGGGCACGCCGGCGACGGCGCCCCAGAACAGCGGCGCCACCACGGCGTCGGAGGTGTTCTCCGCGATCGACTCCACCGAGGCCCTGGCGAGGCCGGGGCCGTCCAACGAGCCGGGACTGCGACCGCAGAGCCTCGGCAGCGATTCGCGGGCCTCGGCGAGCGCGCCGGAGTCCAACGCCCTGGCCATCGTGGTGCCCTCCTCGGCGAGCGAGGCTCCGCCGAGGACCACCCAGGTGGTCAGCGCCGTGGTCGCGGCCTCGGCGACCGGGCTCAGCCTGCCGAGTCGCCGGGCGGCGAGACCGAGCGCCACGCTTCCGCCGACGAGCACGCCGGTGAAGACCACGCCCGCGGACCGCCGATCCTGGTAGATCCGACGTTCCAACGCGCCCGCGACTCGACCGAAGCCCGCCACCGGGTGGCCTCGTCGTGGGTCGCCGAAGGCCGCGTCCGCGGCCACGCCCAACAACAGACCGACCGCGCGACCCGCATTCACTGTTGCCCCCTCGTTCCTCTCATCACTGGCCGGCACGCCCTCGGCGACGCCGCTCGGCCGTCGATCACGCTGAGCCGCCGGCTGTCCGACCGTCCCCGGATCGGGTGTGCCCGTTCTCGTGATCGGACAGCCGGGTTCCGGCGGGCCGCCGCACGAGCCGACGGTGATCATGGTGCCCCCCGTGTCGGACGTCCGACGACACCGCCCGACGACACCGCCCGACGACACCGCGCGCCGACTGCGCCGAGCGCGCTCGACACGACGGTGAACCCGCCATACAGGGTCCCAGACCGGCCTGCGCCCGCAGCACCGATCGCGCGAAACAGTCGACACGACGCCCGCCCAGGTCTTCGCTCTCAGACGCCCGAAGACGTCCCGCGCCTGCCGATCGTCGGGCGGCCGTCATCGGGCGACTGTCGCCGGCAGCCCGTCGCCGCCCTGCCGTTCGGGGCGGCCGCACCGCGCTCCACGGCTCGCCCGTCCTCGGTCTGTCGTCCCGCGCCCGGCCGGTCAGCCTGCCACACCGTGCGACCTCCACCGCACGCCGCACGGCGTGGCGGCCTCGGCGATCGCACGGCTCCGCCACTCACTCCACCGCACGGCTCCACCGTGGGCGCCTCCCCGCGCATGCCACCCGGCGGCCGCTTCCCACGACACCGCCGAGGCATGTGATCCCCGGCACGGGATCGAAGTCGAGTCTCGGCGAGCCGACCCGTCGCGCGCGGTCGGCGACGGCCGAAGGCGGTGTGGGAGGGCGGACGACCGGCAGGCCGAGGACCTGTCGCTCGGAGCGTCGCTCACTCGCGGTAGGGGGTGGCGGCCGGTCGACCCGACCCGATTGTGCGGGGTGAGCTGCCTCTATCGTGACCTGCCGTGACCGAAGTCGAGCCGCCGCCGTCGCGAGCCCCGATCCCCGGCGGCTCGGCGGAATCCGAGCCGACCGCGCCGGGCACGGCGATCCACGAAGGCCCGCCTCGCGGCGATCGGACCGAGCGGGCGCGCGAGGCCGCCGAGACGGAGAGCCCGACGAACGCGGCCCCGGCGAACGGTCGCCGTCGCGACGGAACTCCGCCGGACACCGAACGATCCGGACCCGCCGACGTCGACTCGACGAGCAGGCTCGCGCTCTTCGCCTATCTCGGCGCGCGGGACTACCGGCGCACGTACCTGGCGATCATGCGGCTGTTCGCGGGCACCCTGCTCGCCGATCTCTCCGCGGGCGAGGTCGCGGGCGCGTTGGCGGGCGCGGAGCGGGCCGGGCTCATCGATCCCGGCGAGCATCACGTGGACACGGTGATCTCGCGTCTCCGCCAACTGGTCGAGTGGGGAAACCTGGTGCACGGCCGTCGGGAGACCGTCGCCGCCAGCATCGCCGAGTTCCAGCACGGCAGCGTCCGGTACCAGGTGAGCAAGCTCGCGGTCCGGGTGCAGCGGGACGTCGACGAGCTGCTCGCCGTCCCGGAGGGCGCCCGCGAGGTCTCCCGCGAGCTGCTGCCCGCGATCGAACGCGGTCTGCGGGCGCTCGGCACCACGCTGAGCGAGGCACTCGCCGCCGAGCACGGCGGCGCCGGGTCGCGCAGGCTGCACGACCGACGCGAACTGCTCGCCGAACAGGTGACCACGCTGTTCCTCCAGCACGCCGAGCTGGCGGCCACCGTCCGCGACTTCTACGCCTACCTGGGGCAGGTGGTCACCCGACACCAGCTCGACTCCGAGGAGCTGTCCGGCTTTCGGGATCTGCTCGTCGACTACATCCAGATGGTCGTCGAGGACGTCCTCCGGCACACCCCGAACATCGGCGGCCTGCTCGCCCGGCTGGCCCGCTCACGCGGCGAGCTGCTGCGCCTCCTCGGACCGCTCGACGGCTGGGACGCCGGCTTGGAGCGGTCCAGGGGCCGGTCGGCCTCGGACTGGCGGGAGCTGACCGACTGGTTCGTCGACCGCGCGGGCAGGCCGAGCCAGGTGACGGCGCTGCGCGACGCCACGGCCCGCGCGATCGGCACGCTGCTGGCCGGGGTGAAGCGGGCCACGGCGGGGGCGGGCACCCTGCCCGGCAGGCGCGCGGAGCTGCTCCGCCTCGCCGCCTGGTTCGACGCGAGCGACCGCGATCAGGCGGCGCGTCTCTACGCGGCCGCCTTCGGCCTCTACTCCGCCCGCAACCTCCTGCCGCCGCCGGAGCACGACGGCGACGACGAGCACACCCCCTGGCGTGACGGCCCGGTGATCGACGTCTCCGTGAGCGTCCGGTCCCGCGCGGACCGAGGCGCGCGCGGCCGGACCTCACGGGTGGTGTTCGACCCGATCACCGAGCAGACCCTGCTCGCACAGGCCCGTCATGACGCACGGGCGCATCAGGCGGCGGTGGACGAGGTGATCGCCGCCGCCCCGGATCTCACCGCTGCCCGGCTCTCCCCCGCGGCGCTGCGGGTGGTGTGTGATCTGCTCACGCTGGCGATGGCGAGCAGGGACAGCACGCAGGACGCGAGCTCGGTGAGCGATCCGGTGCACGGACTGCGGTTGACCGTGACCCCGATGCCGGGGCGACACACGACGCTGACCGGCACGAGCGGGGCGCTGACGCTGCACGACACGGTCGTCACCCTGGCCGCCGGCGACGGCGACCACGGGAGGAGCGCCGAGGCCGCCGAGAACCGAACGCGGGCCGGGGAACGCACGCCGGTCAGGGCGGGCGCCGCCGGGCGGCCCCGCGCGGCGCGTCCCGACGCGCCGGTCGACGCGCCGCCGGCGCGGGCCGGAGCATCGAGGCGGCCGGAACCACAGGCGGCGACGCAGGCGGAGGCGGCGGACCTCACGGACCCCTCCGACGGGATCTGCGCGGCGAAGGCGGCGGCCCCGGTGTCGGCAGCGGAGTCCAGGGTGCTGCCCGCAGGCGCCGGACGGCAGGCGCCCGATCGCGTCGGCCCGGCGCCGGCCGGTTTCGATCCGGGGGAATCCGAGCGGGCCGGGTCGGAACAGGGAGATCCTGAACAGGTCGGGGTCGGAGTGGACGGTCCCGACCTGGGCGGTGCCGGCCACGGCGGGAGCGAACGGGCCGGGATCGGCCGAGGCGAACCGATGCTCGGCCGGACGGCGGCCGGGCGGGACGAACCGTCCCCGACGAGCCCCGACCAGACCGACTCCGCCCGCCCCGACTCCGTTCAGCACGAACCGGCCCGGAACAGTGCGACCACGGCCGCAGCCGCACCGGAGTCCGGCGGGGTCGCTCGGACGTCGGCGTCCGCGACGGCAGGCGTCGAGAACAGGTCCACCATCGACGGACCCCACCCGCCGAGCTCCGCGACGGACCGGCCGACCAGCGAGGC
This genomic stretch from Actinoalloteichus hoggarensis harbors:
- a CDS encoding cobalamin biosynthesis protein, whose translation is MNAGRAVGLLLGVAADAAFGDPRRGHPVAGFGRVAGALERRIYQDRRSAGVVFTGVLVGGSVALGLAARRLGRLSPVAEAATTALTTWVVLGGASLAEEGTTMARALDSGALAEARESLPRLCGRSPGSLDGPGLARASVESIAENTSDAVVAPLFWGAVAGVPGLLGYRAINTLDAMVGHRSPRYRRFGWASARLDDVANLLPSRATAMLTSLCAPVVGGSAQGAWRTWRRDATAHPSPNAGQVEAAFAGALEVRLGGRTVYHHGTEERPMLGDGRTPDAGDVTRGVELSRVIGAVAGVLSAATAVAIGQGLRRRPGRRRGALRGGGTQR
- a CDS encoding DUF2397 domain-containing protein, which translates into the protein MTEVEPPPSRAPIPGGSAESEPTAPGTAIHEGPPRGDRTERAREAAETESPTNAAPANGRRRDGTPPDTERSGPADVDSTSRLALFAYLGARDYRRTYLAIMRLFAGTLLADLSAGEVAGALAGAERAGLIDPGEHHVDTVISRLRQLVEWGNLVHGRRETVAASIAEFQHGSVRYQVSKLAVRVQRDVDELLAVPEGAREVSRELLPAIERGLRALGTTLSEALAAEHGGAGSRRLHDRRELLAEQVTTLFLQHAELAATVRDFYAYLGQVVTRHQLDSEELSGFRDLLVDYIQMVVEDVLRHTPNIGGLLARLARSRGELLRLLGPLDGWDAGLERSRGRSASDWRELTDWFVDRAGRPSQVTALRDATARAIGTLLAGVKRATAGAGTLPGRRAELLRLAAWFDASDRDQAARLYAAAFGLYSARNLLPPPEHDGDDEHTPWRDGPVIDVSVSVRSRADRGARGRTSRVVFDPITEQTLLAQARHDARAHQAAVDEVIAAAPDLTAARLSPAALRVVCDLLTLAMASRDSTQDASSVSDPVHGLRLTVTPMPGRHTTLTGTSGALTLHDTVVTLAAGDGDHGRSAEAAENRTRAGERTPVRAGAAGRPRAARPDAPVDAPPARAGASRRPEPQAATQAEAADLTDPSDGICAAKAAAPVSAAESRVLPAGAGRQAPDRVGPAPAGFDPGESERAGSEQGDPEQVGVGVDGPDLGGAGHGGSERAGIGRGEPMLGRTAAGRDEPSPTSPDQTDSARPDSVQHEPARNSATTAAAAPESGGVARTSASATAGVENRSTIDGPHPPSSATDRPTSEARR